A genomic segment from Sulfitobacter mediterraneus encodes:
- a CDS encoding carbohydrate ABC transporter permease codes for MNAARQNRLNTVAAHGALILYTLIALFPVFVIVINSFKTRKAIFREPLALPSADSFSLIGYETVLKQGDFFLYFQNSMIVTVGSLFFILLFGAMAAFALAEYRFKGNMIMGLYLALGIMIPIRIGTVAILEMMVQTGLVNTLWALILVYTAQGLPLAVFILSEFMRQVSDDLKNAGRIDGLSEYRIFFRLVLPLVRPAMATVAVFNMIPIWNDLWFPLILAPAEEVKTLTLGSQVFIGQFVTDWNAVLSALSLAILPVMTLYVIFSRQLIRGITSGAVK; via the coding sequence ATGAACGCCGCCCGCCAGAACCGCCTGAACACCGTTGCCGCCCATGGCGCGTTGATCCTCTACACGTTGATTGCGCTCTTCCCTGTTTTTGTGATCGTCATCAACAGCTTCAAGACCCGCAAGGCGATCTTTCGCGAACCGCTGGCATTGCCCAGCGCCGACAGTTTCTCACTGATTGGTTATGAGACCGTGCTGAAACAGGGGGATTTCTTTCTCTACTTCCAGAACTCGATGATCGTCACCGTCGGATCACTGTTCTTTATTCTTCTGTTCGGGGCGATGGCGGCCTTTGCATTGGCCGAATACCGGTTCAAGGGGAACATGATTATGGGCTTATACCTGGCCCTTGGCATTATGATCCCGATCCGGATCGGTACGGTCGCCATTCTCGAAATGATGGTGCAAACCGGGTTGGTGAATACGCTCTGGGCGTTGATCCTTGTCTATACGGCGCAGGGTTTGCCGCTGGCCGTTTTCATCCTGTCTGAATTCATGCGCCAGGTGAGTGATGATCTCAAGAACGCGGGACGGATTGACGGGCTGAGCGAGTACCGCATTTTCTTTCGGCTGGTGCTACCGCTGGTGCGGCCAGCCATGGCGACTGTGGCTGTGTTCAACATGATCCCGATTTGGAACGATCTTTGGTTCCCGCTGATCCTCGCCCCCGCAGAAGAGGTCAAAACCCTAACTCTTGGCAGCCAGGTGTTCATCGGGCAATTTGTCACTGACTGGAATGCGGTGCTCTCCGCACTATCGCTCGCGATCCTGCCGGTCATGACTCTTTACGTTATCTTTTCACGCCAGCTTATCCGCGGCATTACATCTGGAGCTGTCAAATGA
- a CDS encoding carbohydrate ABC transporter permease, whose protein sequence is MSDQPSRPKFRWHIVVFLAPAVLVYTAVMIYPLFNTLRLSLFTEIDQERVFIGLQNFQTLFGETVWSNQFWNALGNNFWFFIIHMLVQNPIGVALAAILSHPKLRFASFYRSAIFIPTILSFVIVGFAWKLILSPIWGIAPGMLDAIGLKSLYAPWLGKEAYALTTLSLVSVWQFVGIPMMLIYAALLSIPDEILEAAEVEGITGLSAFWKIKLPLILPSIGIISILTFVANFNAFDLIYAAQGALAGPDFSTDILGTFMYRTFFGFQLQLGDPHMGSTIASAMFAIILVGVCLYLFGIQSRMRRYQF, encoded by the coding sequence ATGTCAGACCAACCTTCGCGTCCAAAGTTTCGCTGGCACATTGTCGTTTTCCTAGCCCCTGCCGTGCTGGTCTATACGGCGGTGATGATTTACCCGCTGTTCAACACGCTGCGTTTGTCACTGTTCACCGAAATTGATCAGGAACGGGTGTTCATTGGCTTGCAGAACTTCCAGACGCTTTTTGGCGAAACCGTTTGGTCCAACCAGTTCTGGAATGCGCTTGGCAATAACTTCTGGTTCTTCATCATTCACATGCTGGTGCAAAACCCCATCGGCGTGGCGTTGGCCGCAATCCTGAGCCACCCCAAATTGCGTTTTGCCAGTTTCTATCGCTCTGCCATCTTCATCCCGACCATCCTCAGCTTTGTGATTGTCGGTTTCGCCTGGAAACTCATCCTGTCGCCCATATGGGGCATCGCGCCGGGCATGCTGGATGCGATCGGGCTGAAATCGCTTTATGCTCCTTGGCTGGGCAAGGAAGCCTATGCACTGACCACCCTATCGCTGGTCTCTGTCTGGCAGTTCGTCGGGATCCCGATGATGCTGATCTATGCCGCGCTTCTGTCGATCCCTGACGAGATCCTCGAAGCTGCCGAAGTCGAAGGCATCACGGGTCTCTCTGCATTCTGGAAGATCAAGCTCCCGCTGATCCTGCCATCCATCGGGATCATCTCGATCCTGACCTTCGTTGCCAACTTCAACGCTTTTGATCTGATCTATGCCGCGCAAGGGGCGCTGGCCGGGCCGGATTTCAGCACCGATATTCTTGGCACATTTATGTATCGCACCTTCTTTGGCTTCCAGCTGCAACTGGGCGATCCTCACATGGGGTCCACAATCGCATCAGCCATGTTCGCCATCATCCTTGTCGGTGTGTGCCTGTACCTCTTTGGTATCCAGTCACGCATGCGCCGCTATCAGTTCTGA
- a CDS encoding ABC transporter substrate-binding protein: MKKSNLIGAMLASTLIAGAASAEDVTLTIESWRNDDLAIWQDKIIPAFEAAHPGIKLNFTPSAPAEYNAVLNSKLDAGSAGDIITCRPFDASLALYEAGHLADISGLEGMANFSPVAKSGWSTDDASVQFCVPMASVIHGFIYNKEAFEEVGVEVPTTEAEFFAVLDKIKEDGNYIPMAMGTNDQWEAATMGYNNIGPNYWKGEEGRLALLSGDQKLTDEAWVAPYRQLAKWGAYLGDGYEAQTYPDSQNIFTLGRAAIYPTGSWEISGFNGLADFEMGAFYPPVQNAGDTCYISDHTDIGIGMNAATPNKEAAETFLNWVGSSEFATIFANALPGFFPLSSAPVELEDPLAQEFISWRGECESTIRSTYQVLSRGTPNLENDTWNASVAVIKGEETPEAAGARLQEGLASWYAPQQ; encoded by the coding sequence ATGAAAAAATCCAATCTGATCGGTGCCATGCTGGCCTCGACACTCATCGCAGGCGCAGCCTCGGCCGAGGATGTGACACTGACTATCGAAAGCTGGCGCAATGACGATCTTGCCATTTGGCAAGACAAGATCATTCCCGCGTTCGAGGCCGCACACCCCGGCATCAAGCTGAATTTCACCCCCTCCGCCCCCGCAGAATACAACGCGGTGCTGAATTCCAAACTCGATGCGGGCTCTGCCGGTGACATCATTACCTGCCGCCCTTTCGACGCCTCGCTTGCATTGTATGAAGCCGGCCACCTGGCCGACATCAGCGGACTTGAGGGCATGGCCAACTTTTCGCCTGTTGCCAAGTCTGGCTGGAGCACGGATGACGCTTCCGTTCAATTCTGCGTGCCGATGGCCTCGGTGATCCACGGCTTCATCTACAACAAAGAAGCTTTCGAAGAGGTCGGTGTCGAGGTTCCAACCACCGAAGCCGAATTCTTTGCGGTCCTCGACAAGATCAAGGAAGACGGCAACTACATCCCGATGGCAATGGGCACCAACGATCAGTGGGAAGCTGCGACCATGGGCTACAACAACATCGGTCCGAATTACTGGAAAGGTGAAGAGGGCCGTCTGGCGCTTCTTTCTGGCGATCAGAAGCTGACGGATGAGGCCTGGGTTGCACCATACCGCCAGCTGGCAAAATGGGGTGCCTATCTGGGTGATGGTTATGAGGCGCAAACATACCCGGACAGCCAGAACATCTTTACCCTTGGCCGCGCGGCGATCTATCCGACCGGTTCATGGGAAATCTCCGGCTTCAACGGGCTGGCAGATTTCGAGATGGGCGCCTTTTACCCACCAGTCCAGAATGCCGGTGATACCTGCTATATTTCGGATCACACGGACATCGGTATTGGCATGAACGCCGCAACACCCAACAAGGAAGCGGCGGAAACCTTCCTGAACTGGGTTGGCTCGTCCGAGTTCGCGACCATCTTTGCCAACGCCCTGCCCGGCTTCTTCCCATTGTCATCGGCCCCGGTCGAGCTGGAAGACCCGCTGGCGCAAGAGTTCATCTCATGGCGCGGCGAGTGTGAAAGCACCATCCGCTCAACCTACCAGGTTCTCTCGCGCGGAACGCCCAACCTTGAAAACGATACGTGGAATGCCTCTGTGGCCGTTATCAAAGGCGAAGAAACTCCGGAGGCCGCCGGTGCACGCCTGCAGGAGGGTCTGGCCAGCTGGTACGCGCCTCAGCAATAA
- a CDS encoding N-acetylmuramic acid 6-phosphate etherase — protein sequence MPPPTTEQLPQIGAIDMLSPHAATQALLDGQMAALDAVRSALPTLADASETMAATIRTGNSLIYIAAGSSGLMALADGCELPGTFGIPPSSIQIHMAGGIPTDASMPGNTEDDTQAAELATQNIQKGDTAIVISASGSTPFAVTAAKSAKAKGATVIAIANNPASPLLKIADMQICLQTPPEAIAGSTRLGAGTAQKAALNMLSSMMGIRLGHVYQGQMVNVVADNAKLVQRATGIITNIAGVPSEIAKAALHDSNGNTKQAILVASGCSAQEANDLLLAHDGQLGPCLQSITSNKDAIV from the coding sequence ATGCCGCCACCAACCACTGAACAACTGCCCCAGATAGGCGCGATTGACATGCTTTCACCGCATGCTGCCACTCAGGCACTTCTGGATGGCCAGATGGCTGCGCTCGACGCGGTCAGGTCCGCATTGCCCACCCTGGCGGATGCGTCAGAAACGATGGCTGCGACCATTCGGACCGGCAACTCTCTTATCTACATCGCGGCTGGCAGCTCCGGCCTTATGGCCCTCGCCGATGGGTGTGAGCTGCCCGGAACCTTCGGTATCCCCCCATCATCGATCCAAATTCACATGGCAGGCGGCATCCCGACAGATGCCAGCATGCCCGGCAACACCGAAGACGACACGCAGGCCGCAGAGCTGGCCACCCAGAACATCCAGAAGGGCGATACCGCCATCGTAATAAGTGCCAGCGGATCAACCCCCTTTGCCGTGACTGCCGCGAAATCAGCCAAGGCAAAGGGTGCTACGGTGATCGCCATCGCCAACAACCCGGCATCACCGCTGCTGAAGATCGCGGATATGCAGATCTGCCTGCAAACGCCGCCCGAAGCCATTGCCGGGTCGACCCGCCTTGGGGCAGGCACGGCGCAAAAGGCCGCGTTAAACATGTTGTCTTCGATGATGGGCATCCGTTTGGGCCATGTTTATCAAGGGCAGATGGTTAACGTTGTCGCAGACAACGCCAAACTCGTGCAGCGCGCGACTGGCATCATTACCAACATCGCCGGCGTGCCATCCGAAATCGCCAAGGCCGCGTTGCATGACAGCAACGGCAACACCAAGCAGGCCATTTTGGTGGCGTCTGGCTGTTCTGCACAAGAGGCCAACGACCTTTTGCTCGCGCATGACGGTCAGCTCGGGCCTTGCCTGCAATCCATAACATCAAACAAAGACGCAATCGTCTAA
- a CDS encoding GntR family transcriptional regulator — translation MSITEFLAPHNWLEPGGGPRYLQLRQRLSDGVDQGLLKAGSSLPPEREIATITELSRVTVRKAIHALAEDGIIVQKQGSGSFVASDTPQIEQSLSRLTSFSEDMSRRGMESSSIWLERGIFMPSPDEVLALALSPDASVSRIARLRTADNKPMAIERASLSTEMLPNPLLVKTSLYEVLAETGLRPVRALQKISAINLEEDNARLLEVEPGMAGLSIERTSYLADGRTVEFTQSIYRGDAYNFVAELRLAKE, via the coding sequence ATGAGCATCACTGAATTTCTCGCGCCGCATAACTGGCTGGAGCCAGGCGGAGGGCCGCGGTATTTGCAACTGCGTCAACGCCTCAGCGATGGTGTGGATCAGGGCTTGCTCAAGGCGGGCAGCTCCCTGCCTCCGGAGCGTGAAATTGCAACAATCACCGAATTATCCCGCGTGACGGTTCGCAAGGCGATCCATGCCCTCGCCGAGGATGGTATAATCGTTCAAAAGCAGGGCTCGGGGTCATTTGTCGCCTCGGATACCCCGCAAATCGAACAATCCCTGTCGCGGCTGACTTCCTTTAGTGAGGATATGTCCCGGCGCGGCATGGAATCCTCCAGCATCTGGCTTGAGCGGGGCATCTTTATGCCATCCCCCGACGAAGTGCTTGCCCTTGCGTTGTCTCCGGATGCATCCGTGTCCCGCATTGCCCGGCTCAGAACCGCTGACAACAAACCCATGGCGATCGAACGCGCGTCACTGTCTACCGAAATGCTGCCCAATCCGCTTTTGGTCAAAACCTCACTTTACGAAGTGCTTGCGGAAACGGGCCTGCGCCCGGTTCGGGCCTTGCAGAAAATTTCAGCGATCAACCTCGAAGAGGACAACGCCAGACTTCTGGAGGTTGAGCCGGGTATGGCCGGTCTGAGCATCGAGCGAACGTCGTATCTTGCGGACGGACGCACTGTTGAATTCACCCAATCCATCTATCGCGGAGACGCCTACAATTTTGTGGCCGAGCTTCGACTTGCAAAAGAATAG
- a CDS encoding SIS domain-containing protein produces MSASQTQMRREVLEIPVAVDRLLQNGGADIARAADAMRACAPAFMVSVARGSSDHVATYLKYASELLMGTPIASIGPSVASIYHRKLALDGSVCLSVSQSGKSPDIVQMAKMAREGGALSIAMTNDPASPLAQVSDHTLNLHAGPELSVAATKTFVNSAVAGIWLLAEWAEDDALRSAIRNLPAALEKAVRNDWPEVREALAGRSSIFCLGRGTTNAISNEAALKFKETCQIHAESYSSAEVLHGPVSIVDGGFPVIALGAKDEAETALAAVTDEIAAKGATVFATSDKVQKATPLPAIRTGHALTDPIALIASFYAMVEQTAAARGINPDTPRHLKKVTETV; encoded by the coding sequence ATGTCTGCCTCTCAAACACAAATGCGCCGTGAAGTGCTCGAAATTCCTGTTGCTGTGGACCGTTTGTTGCAAAATGGCGGCGCTGATATTGCCCGCGCTGCGGATGCAATGCGCGCCTGTGCGCCTGCCTTTATGGTCAGTGTCGCGCGGGGGTCTTCTGACCACGTTGCAACCTATCTCAAGTATGCGTCAGAGTTGCTGATGGGCACGCCCATCGCCTCTATCGGCCCATCGGTCGCCTCGATCTATCACCGCAAGCTGGCCCTTGATGGCTCTGTTTGCCTGTCCGTGTCGCAATCGGGCAAAAGCCCTGACATCGTGCAGATGGCCAAGATGGCACGCGAAGGCGGGGCCTTGTCCATCGCCATGACCAACGACCCTGCCAGCCCATTGGCGCAGGTGTCGGATCACACGTTGAATCTGCACGCGGGGCCGGAGCTGAGCGTCGCAGCCACAAAAACATTCGTCAACTCGGCCGTCGCTGGCATTTGGTTGCTGGCAGAATGGGCCGAGGATGACGCACTCCGCTCCGCCATTCGGAACCTGCCCGCGGCATTGGAAAAGGCCGTCAGAAACGACTGGCCCGAAGTCCGAGAGGCCTTGGCCGGACGCAGCTCCATCTTTTGCCTTGGGCGGGGAACAACCAACGCCATCTCCAATGAGGCGGCTTTGAAATTCAAGGAAACTTGCCAGATCCACGCTGAATCCTACTCCTCTGCCGAAGTGCTGCACGGTCCGGTTTCCATTGTGGATGGCGGGTTCCCCGTGATTGCCCTGGGTGCAAAAGACGAGGCCGAAACCGCGCTGGCCGCCGTCACGGATGAGATCGCAGCCAAGGGTGCCACTGTTTTTGCCACAAGCGACAAGGTGCAAAAGGCGACCCCCTTGCCGGCTATCAGAACCGGCCACGCGCTGACCGATCCCATTGCCCTGATCGCAAGTTTCTATGCAATGGTCGAACAAACTGCGGCGGCACGCGGCATCAATCCAGACACACCGCGCCATCTGAAAAAGGTGACCGAAACGGTATGA
- the nagA gene encoding N-acetylglucosamine-6-phosphate deacetylase: protein MTRITKAFVGAKIHDGRNLYADHALVVGKGDLLSVRPKGSLPQGCPTHVLKGGIIMPGFVDLQVNGGGGVMFNDDQSVRALRTIAQAHQATGTAAILPTLITDTIERTRKAIDAVEQAIADGVGGIVGIHLEGPHLSVARKGAHDPNLIRTMTDEDLAILQDAADRLPNVMVTLAPENATSDQIKILSDAGIVVSLGHTDADFATCMGAFDAGARCVTHLFNAMSQMGNREPGLVGATLVRDDICAGLIADGIHVHPATIRAALAACDHSERIFLVTDAMATAGSSIQKFSINGRDVFRKDQRLTLADGTLAGADLEMPRAIAVMRDQVGDSETLAIRRATSAPTALLREPGQFGRLAMGLETVVHCSDDFTSISRLHMKDPALA, encoded by the coding sequence ATGACCCGCATAACCAAGGCCTTTGTCGGCGCAAAAATCCATGACGGTCGCAATCTTTATGCCGATCACGCGCTTGTGGTCGGCAAGGGGGATCTTCTGAGCGTGCGACCGAAGGGCAGCCTTCCGCAGGGATGCCCCACACACGTGCTGAAGGGCGGGATCATTATGCCCGGCTTTGTGGATTTGCAGGTCAATGGCGGCGGCGGGGTGATGTTCAATGATGATCAATCAGTCCGCGCGTTGCGCACCATTGCACAGGCTCATCAGGCGACAGGCACAGCCGCGATATTGCCCACCTTGATCACCGACACGATTGAGCGCACCCGCAAGGCAATTGACGCCGTGGAACAGGCCATCGCAGATGGCGTCGGCGGTATTGTCGGCATTCACCTTGAGGGACCTCATCTGTCCGTTGCCCGCAAAGGTGCCCACGATCCAAATCTAATCCGAACCATGACGGATGAAGATCTCGCGATCCTGCAGGACGCGGCAGATCGGTTGCCCAATGTGATGGTCACACTTGCCCCGGAAAACGCCACCAGCGACCAGATCAAAATCCTGTCTGACGCCGGGATCGTTGTATCGCTTGGTCACACAGACGCCGATTTTGCCACCTGCATGGGCGCGTTTGATGCAGGCGCGCGCTGTGTGACGCATCTGTTCAATGCAATGAGCCAGATGGGAAACCGCGAACCGGGTCTGGTCGGTGCAACCCTTGTCCGCGATGACATATGCGCAGGCCTCATTGCGGACGGCATCCATGTGCACCCGGCGACCATCCGCGCGGCCTTGGCCGCCTGCGACCACTCCGAACGGATTTTTCTGGTGACGGATGCAATGGCAACAGCGGGTTCTTCCATCCAGAAGTTTTCCATCAACGGACGTGACGTGTTCCGAAAGGATCAACGCCTCACTCTGGCCGATGGCACATTGGCAGGGGCCGATCTTGAAATGCCCCGCGCGATTGCGGTGATGAGGGATCAGGTCGGCGACAGCGAAACACTGGCAATCCGCAGGGCAACATCAGCTCCGACCGCTTTGCTCAGGGAGCCGGGGCAATTTGGCCGGCTTGCGATGGGGCTGGAGACAGTCGTCCATTGTAGTGACGATTTCACTTCGATCAGCAGACTGCACATGAAAGATCCGGCACTCGCATAA
- a CDS encoding Hint domain-containing protein: MVARSLYAIDSEALKVTYSRTQSVGDNVINNSDSPNGTQYAFGTGYSTRQVIVDDRGGNADRLEDDNHWNHVVIDGKGLVSNGTGIEAESVIQLRELTDAGTPTGPVINIYVLSQNGVTRDIWGFATDTLLEPGTNYQKVGGSNIGSTDYANYQTPWLVTVDGTNQDDVMESEYTDRQGDQIDGTDGTNEAIYGYSGNDYIDGGKGTDTLFGGTGSDTLIGGAGADELDGGIGSDVADYSSSDAGVTVDLEEGTGAGGDAEGDTLTDIENLKGSRFNDVLTGDRNDNVIEGGSGHDTLKGGEGDDTLHGDGGNDYIDGGSNNDSLTGGYGRDTLRGGDGNDTLDGGSGNDILDGGSQNDNLSGGSGTDTLRGGDGNDTLDGGSDNDSLDGGEGRDHLSGGDGADTLDGGTDNDTLIGDEGDDSLSGGGGDDLLMGGDGDDTLDGGMGEDILVGGRGADSFVIEKADFSPLGNSEEVSNAILRSNLSDLRGWAAKKAHDPSSNDTPDFQATSLDVQSIGAAVRDAAPADLDDITVEAIATLVETTITGMVLTNPLGHLDAIDVSKDISDLLKPIYGDRTAKRIEDAVEEDIDQQYNDLADQQNPSAIGRQDILDLAKDVTIEDFEIGTDMLVLSSHDYLGAMGLSTNDVKITDTIGNGRGDAVLNLPDGSTITLKGIDPASLDPETLETMGFFASNDTSDFQNKFLTDAGKIYGGGGDDELVGSSNNEEISGGTGADVVFGGGGADTIHGGSGSDFIEGGDGDDVLYTGTGDDTLVGGEGNDILNNSSGDDSLVGGVGDDKLVASAGDDTLEGGADNDTLIGGIDDDSLDGGSGDDVLMGDFETTGLVEPNLLFAYEYYELDGAGSLNSFADAGFTSGTENDNPPDGEGVVQSIDPAAIDAFHGGNGDTFAVKLSTTLTVTNAGSYSFGVSADDGAHIYIDGVSLIEITGSGSSASASTPLDAGEHLIEILYFDQSGAETLSVDLTGPDTGGVPIGLESANLSTSFDDVLIGGTGNDTITGGLGNDTFVYNVGDGADTITDFNAGNTGSIADDDSTNNDFIDLSGYYDRLSELYADQADDGILNQSNDGVGKVDYSDNTSFGTGSLTFTGASSNNSFFTADNTGVVCFTSGTSIRTPKGDVLIDDLRIGDLVCTMDNGPQPVRWIGQREVSSKELAADVRLRPVLIPQGMLGAERDLLVSRQHAVLVDSDRLARAIHLTGAKGLPARIAHGKKQVTYIHLMFDEHQIVFVENVPSESFYPGANAVKMLTEGALEDLLQVLPELSTANSPEDIKRIYGPTARPIVGLEELTDVECNACGDGNPPPAKRNEDQRRFAA; encoded by the coding sequence ATGGTCGCTCGTAGTCTATACGCCATCGACAGTGAAGCATTGAAAGTGACGTATTCCAGAACGCAAAGCGTTGGGGATAATGTCATCAACAATTCGGATTCTCCGAACGGAACCCAATATGCCTTTGGCACAGGATATTCGACACGGCAGGTCATTGTCGATGATCGCGGCGGCAATGCCGACAGGCTAGAGGATGACAACCATTGGAACCATGTTGTTATTGATGGCAAGGGACTGGTCAGCAATGGAACCGGGATCGAGGCGGAATCCGTCATTCAGCTGCGCGAGCTGACAGACGCAGGTACACCGACCGGCCCGGTCATCAACATCTATGTTCTTTCTCAAAACGGCGTCACCAGAGATATTTGGGGATTTGCGACCGATACGCTGTTGGAGCCGGGCACCAACTATCAAAAGGTTGGCGGCAGCAACATCGGGTCGACCGACTATGCAAACTACCAAACGCCTTGGCTCGTTACCGTTGACGGGACAAACCAAGATGACGTCATGGAAAGCGAATATACGGACCGTCAGGGGGACCAGATTGACGGCACCGACGGCACCAACGAAGCCATCTATGGCTATAGCGGTAATGATTACATCGACGGTGGAAAAGGCACGGATACCCTGTTCGGGGGCACTGGGTCGGACACGCTGATCGGGGGCGCCGGGGCAGATGAACTGGACGGCGGCATTGGGTCTGACGTCGCGGATTACAGCAGCTCCGATGCCGGGGTGACGGTCGATCTGGAAGAGGGCACCGGCGCAGGCGGCGACGCGGAAGGTGATACCCTCACGGATATTGAAAATCTGAAAGGGTCGCGGTTCAACGATGTCTTGACCGGTGATCGCAACGACAACGTCATTGAAGGCGGCTCTGGCCATGACACTCTGAAAGGTGGCGAAGGCGATGACACGCTGCATGGTGATGGCGGCAATGATTATATCGACGGCGGCAGCAACAACGACAGCTTGACCGGCGGGTATGGCAGAGACACGCTGCGCGGCGGGGATGGCAACGACACGCTGGACGGCGGCTCCGGAAACGACATTCTTGATGGCGGCAGCCAGAATGACAATCTTTCCGGTGGATCTGGAACTGACACGTTGCGTGGGGGTGACGGCAACGACACGCTGGACGGTGGCAGTGACAATGACAGCCTTGATGGCGGTGAGGGCAGAGACCACCTGTCCGGTGGCGATGGCGCAGATACGCTTGATGGCGGCACGGACAACGACACTCTCATCGGGGATGAGGGCGACGATAGCCTTTCGGGCGGCGGCGGCGATGATTTGCTGATGGGTGGCGATGGCGATGACACCCTTGATGGTGGCATGGGCGAGGACATCTTGGTTGGCGGCCGCGGCGCTGACAGCTTTGTGATCGAAAAGGCCGATTTCTCTCCTCTTGGCAACTCAGAAGAAGTGTCCAACGCAATCCTGCGTTCAAATCTCTCGGATCTCAGAGGTTGGGCCGCCAAGAAGGCGCATGACCCCTCTTCGAACGACACTCCTGATTTTCAGGCGACTTCGCTTGATGTTCAATCCATTGGTGCCGCCGTGCGTGACGCAGCACCTGCAGATCTCGATGACATAACCGTCGAAGCGATTGCCACATTGGTTGAGACCACGATAACCGGAATGGTTCTGACCAACCCTCTTGGCCACCTTGATGCCATAGATGTGTCCAAAGACATAAGTGATCTCCTGAAACCGATCTATGGCGACAGAACCGCAAAGCGGATCGAGGATGCCGTCGAAGAGGACATCGACCAGCAATACAATGATCTTGCTGACCAACAAAACCCATCTGCAATTGGCAGGCAGGACATCCTCGATCTGGCAAAGGACGTCACCATTGAGGATTTCGAGATCGGAACCGATATGTTGGTTCTGTCGTCACACGACTATCTTGGGGCCATGGGGCTGTCGACGAATGACGTGAAGATCACCGACACGATCGGCAATGGCAGGGGCGATGCCGTCCTGAACCTGCCTGATGGTTCGACCATCACGTTGAAAGGCATCGATCCTGCATCGCTCGACCCTGAAACGCTTGAGACCATGGGGTTTTTCGCCTCCAATGACACAAGCGACTTTCAGAACAAATTTCTCACCGATGCGGGCAAGATCTATGGCGGCGGGGGCGATGATGAACTTGTCGGGTCTTCCAACAACGAAGAAATTTCCGGCGGCACGGGGGCTGATGTCGTCTTTGGCGGCGGCGGTGCGGACACGATCCATGGCGGCAGCGGATCGGACTTCATCGAAGGGGGTGATGGCGATGACGTACTCTACACCGGTACGGGCGACGATACGCTCGTCGGCGGTGAGGGTAACGATATTCTGAACAACTCCTCCGGCGATGACAGCCTTGTTGGCGGCGTTGGCGATGACAAACTGGTTGCCTCGGCAGGTGACGATACCCTCGAAGGGGGCGCAGACAACGATACGCTGATTGGCGGGATCGACGATGATAGCCTGGATGGCGGCTCCGGTGATGACGTCCTCATGGGCGACTTCGAGACCACGGGTCTGGTCGAGCCGAACCTGCTTTTCGCTTATGAATATTACGAGCTGGACGGCGCAGGTTCGCTCAACAGTTTTGCGGATGCCGGTTTCACATCAGGGACTGAAAACGACAACCCCCCCGATGGCGAAGGCGTTGTACAAAGCATTGACCCCGCCGCAATCGACGCCTTCCATGGCGGCAACGGCGATACCTTTGCGGTCAAACTGTCGACCACCCTGACGGTCACCAACGCTGGCTCTTATTCCTTTGGTGTGTCCGCCGATGATGGCGCACATATCTACATCGACGGCGTATCGCTGATCGAAATCACCGGTTCGGGATCAAGTGCGTCGGCGTCCACCCCATTGGACGCAGGTGAGCACCTCATCGAGATTCTCTATTTCGACCAGAGCGGCGCCGAAACACTGAGCGTGGATTTGACCGGGCCGGATACAGGCGGCGTGCCTATCGGATTGGAAAGCGCCAACCTGTCCACATCTTTCGACGATGTCCTGATCGGTGGCACCGGCAATGACACGATCACCGGCGGTCTGGGCAACGATACGTTTGTCTACAACGTAGGTGATGGTGCCGACACGATTACCGATTTCAACGCCGGCAACACCGGATCAATTGCCGATGACGACAGCACCAACAACGACTTCATCGACCTGAGCGGCTATTACGACAGACTGTCGGAACTTTACGCTGACCAAGCGGATGACGGCATCCTCAACCAATCCAACGATGGCGTTGGCAAGGTGGACTACAGCGACAACACCAGCTTTGGCACAGGATCGCTGACCTTCACCGGCGCAAGCAGCAACAATTCGTTCTTCACTGCGGACAACACAGGCGTGGTCTGTTTCACATCCGGGACCAGCATTCGAACCCCCAAAGGCGATGTGCTGATCGATGATCTGCGTATTGGGGATCTGGTGTGCACCATGGACAATGGGCCACAGCCCGTCCGTTGGATCGGGCAACGCGAGGTGAGTTCCAAAGAGCTTGCCGCGGACGTGAGATTGCGGCCTGTTTTGATCCCTCAAGGTATGCTTGGGGCCGAACGCGACCTCTTGGTGTCACGCCAGCACGCAGTGCTCGTTGACAGTGACCGTTTGGCCAGAGCCATCCACCTGACCGGCGCCAAAGGCCTGCCAGCACGGATCGCGCACGGGAAAAAGCAAGTCACTTACATTCACCTGATGTTC